A part of Phoenix dactylifera cultivar Barhee BC4 chromosome 2, palm_55x_up_171113_PBpolish2nd_filt_p, whole genome shotgun sequence genomic DNA contains:
- the LOC103698178 gene encoding 60S ribosomal export protein NMD3-like: MELGALGMFVPAQTLGTVLCCICGVQMDPNPANMCVRCLCSRVDITEGLPRHATVVHCPECRRYLKHPGTWVRADLESKELLAFCLQRLESLTRLVRFVHAEFVWTEPHSKRLRLKLRVQREALHGAILEQSHLVEFTVHDRLCPKCSRAQANPDQWSAAVKLRQHVAHRRTFFFLEQLILLHRADTDALRRAEADRGLDFFFGSLSHAVKFVKFISSVVPVRSCSDKQLVSHDPKSNIYNYKHTFSVEICPICREDLICLPPKAAQALGNLGPLVICTKISDSVALLDPFTLRSAFLDASRYWRAPFRALLSSRQLVEYIVLDVEVESSEVTVGGSRYSLAYAQVARVSDFGKNDTIFTVRTHLGRLLNPGDYALGYDLYGANCNDLEIDRYKGLILPDAVLIKKSYEEKRRSGSGKPRPWKLKRLDMDVDNTSTSRADEEKKDTEHEEFLRDLEENPELRFNISLYRNEDYQPSEMASTACGDDVPSGPLEELFADLDLIDQEEENDNAGSMME; this comes from the coding sequence ATGGAGCTGGGGGCGTTGGGGATGTTCGTGCCGGCGCAGACGTTGGGGACGGTGCTGTGCTGCATCTGCGGCGTGCAGATGGATCCCAACCCGGCCAACATGTGCGTGCGCTGCCTCTGCTCCCGCGTCGACATCACCGAGGGCCTCCCCCGCCACGCCACCGTCGTCCACTGCCCCGAGTGCCGAAGGTACCTCAAGCACCCGGGCACCTGGGTCCGCGCCGATCTCGAGTCCAAGGAGCTCCTCGCCTTCTGCCTCCAACGCCTCGAGTCCCTTACCCGTCTCGTCCGCTTCGTCCACGCCGAGTTCGTCTGGACCGAGCCCCACTCCAAGCGCCTCCGCCTCAAGCTTCGCGTCCAGCGCGAGGCCCTCCACGGCGCCATCCTCGAGCAGTCCCACCTCGTCGAGTTCACCGTCCACGACCGTCTCTGCCCTAAGTGCTCCCGTGCCCAGGCCAACCCCGACCAGTGGTCCGCCGCCGTCAAGCTCCGCCAGCATGTCGCCCACCGccgcaccttcttcttcctcgagCAGCTCATCCTCCTCCACAGGGCCGACACCGACGCCCTCCGCAGGGCCGAGGCCGACCGTGGTCTGGACTTCTTCTTCGGCAGCCTCTCCCACGCCGTCAAGTTCGTCAAGTTCATCTCCAGCGTCGTCCCCGTCCGCTCCTGCTCCGATAAGCAGCTCGTCTCCCACGACCCCAAGAGCAACATCTACAACTACAAGCACACCTTCTCCGTCGAGATCTGCCCCATCTGCCGCGAGGACCTCATCTGTCTCCCTCCCAAGGCCGCCCAGGCCCTCGGCAACCTCGGCCCCCTCGTCATTTGCACCAAGATCTCCGACTCCGTTGCCCTCCTCGACCCCTTCACCCTCCGCTCCGCCTTTCTCGATGCCAGCCGGTACTGGAGGGCCCCTTTCAGGGCCCTGCTCTCCAGCCGCCAGCTCGTGGAGTACATCGTGCTCGACGTCGAGGTGGAGTCCTCGGAGGTCACCGTCGGCGGGTCGAGGTACTCCCTGGCTTATGCCCAGGTGGCCCGGGTGTCTGATTTCGGAAAGAACGACACCATCTTCACAGTCCGAACCCATCTCGGCCGCCTCTTGAATCCCGGCGATTATGCCCTAGGTTATGACCTCTATGGGGCCAATTGCAACGATCTCGAGATTGACAGGTATAAAGGCCTCATCCTGCCAGATGCGGTTCTGATAAAGAAGAGCTACGAGGAGAAGCGCCGCAGCGGAAGTGGAAAGCCTCGACCTTGGAAACTGAAGAGATTGGACATGGACGTGGACAATACCTCCACGAGCAGAGCTGACGAAGAGAAGAAGGATACCGAGCATGAGGAGTTCTTAAGGGACTTGGAGGAGAACCCTGAGCTGAGATTTAATATTTCTTTGTACCGCAACGAAGATTATCAGCCATCGGAGATGGCTTCAACGGCTTGCGGGGATGATGTTCCTTCCGGGCCCTTGGAGGAGCTGTTTGCTGATCTTGATCTGATTGATCAAGAGGAGGAAAATGATAATGCTGGTAGCATGATGGAGTGA
- the LOC103698180 gene encoding probable CCR4-associated factor 1 homolog 11 → MPSFEPYFHELYGKPVSSQGLERSALLKSNVNGLHLIRACLTLSDAKGDLFDFSTHGDFRYEWDFNLRDFDIHPESTNFLASDGFNFDLLHIHGIDSGHFAQQLLSSGFVQSVSNIDCITFTGAYDFGY, encoded by the exons ATGCCAAGCTTTGAGCCATATTTTCATGAATTATATGGAAAGCCGGTTTCTTCTCAAGGGCTG GAACGCTCCGCCCTTCTTAAGTCCAACGTCAACGGCCTCCACCTCATCCGGGCATGCCTCACTCTCTCCGACGCCAAAGGTGACCTCTTCGACTTCAGCACCCACGGCGACTTCCGCTATGAATGGGATTTCAACCTCCGGGACTTCGACATACATCCGGAGTCTACAAATTTCCTGGCCTCCGATGGCTTCAACTTCGACCTTCTCCATATCCATGGGATCGACTCCGGCCACTTCGCCCAGCAGCTGCTATCATCCGGCTTCGTTCAAAGTGTCTCCAACATTGACTGTATCACCTTCACCGGTGCCTATGACTTCGGATACTGA
- the LOC103698179 gene encoding DNA topoisomerase 2-like isoform X1, with protein sequence MENAEIQNIKQILGLQQGKEYESTKGLRYGHLMIMTDRDHDGSHIKGLLINFIHSFWPSLLKIPSFMVEFITPIVKATHNRNKNVLSFYSMPEYEAWKESLERNASSWSIKYYKGLGTSTSKEGKEYLQDIHKHKKDFMWVDEQDGDAIELAFSKKKIEARKNWLRQFEPGTYLGQREKLIKYSDFVNKELILFSMADLQHSIPLMVDGLKSGQRKILFCSFKLGSPGAMLMTAVWPSINWEMNHGLC encoded by the exons ATGGAGAACGCAGAAATCCAGAACATTAAGCAAATTCTCGGTTTGCAGCAGGGGAAGGAGTATGAAAGCACCAAAGGTTTAAGGTATGGACATCTCATGATAATGACGGATCGG GATCATGATGGTTCTCACATCAAGGGCCTCCTGATTAACTTCATACATTCATTTTGGCCATCACTGCTGAAAATCCCATCGTTCATGGTTGAATTCATCACACCTATAGTGAAG GCAACTCATAACAGAAACAAGAATGTCCTGTCATTCTACTCCATGCCTGAGTATGAAGCATGGAAAGAAAGTTTGGAAAGGAATGCAAGTAGCTGGTCTATTAAGTATTATAAG GGGTTGGGAACAAGCACAtcaaaagaaggaaaggaatATTTACAAGATATTCATAAGCATAAGAAAGATTTTATGTGGGTGGATGAACAAGATGGAGATGCTATTGAATTGGCATTCAGCAAGAAAAAGATTGAGGCTAGGAAAAACTGGCTTCGCCAATTTGAG CCGGGCACATATCTTGGTCAGAGGGAGAAGCTCATCAAATACAGTGATTTTGTCAACAAGGAGCTGATCTTGTTCTCTATGGCAGATTTGCAGCACTCTATACCGTTAATGGTTGATGGCTTGAAATCAGGCCAGAGAAAAATTTTGTTTTGCTCATTTAAATTGGGATCGCCAGGTGCTATGCTTATGACGGCCGTTTGGCCATCTATAAATTGGGAGATGAATCATGGACTGTGTTGA
- the LOC103698179 gene encoding DNA topoisomerase 2-like isoform X2 codes for MVHRPVTYVPGIFEIFDEILVNAADKKQRDPSMASVKVEIDVAGNCLSVYNNGDGIPVEIYQEEGVYVPEMIFGHLLTSSNYDDSVKKTTGGRNGYGAKLTNIFSTESVIQIADGRRQKKYKQVFSENMGKKSEPSIVKCKEGENWTKVTFKPDLAKFNMTHLEDDVVALMKKRVVDLAEGDSAKALAMVSLS; via the exons ATGGTCCACCGCCCGGTGACCTACGTCCCTGGCATCTTCGAGATCTTCGACGAGATCCTCGTCAATGCTGCTGACAAGAAGCAGCGGGATCCGTCGATGGCCTCCGTCAAGGTGGAGATTGACGTAGCCGGGAACTGCTTGAGCGTCTACAACAACGGGGATGGGATTCCCGTCGAGATCTACCAGGAGGAGGGGGTCTACGTGCCGGAGATGATCTTTGGGCACTTGCTGACCAGTAGCAACTACGACGACAGCGTCAAGAAGACGACCGGTGGGCGGAACGGGTACGGGGCGAAGCTCACCAACATTTTCTCAACCGAGTCCGTCATCCAGATTGCAGATGGAAGGAGGCAGAAGAAATACAAGCAG GTTTTCTCAGAAAATATGGGAAAGAAGTCTGAGCCCTCCATTGTTAAGTGCAAGGAAGGAGAAAACTGGACTAAGGTCACTTTCAAGCCAGATTTGGCCAAATTTAACATGACCCATTTGGAAGATGATGTGGTTGCACTCATGAAGAAGAGAGTTGTTGATCTAGCAGAGGGAGATTCAGCAaaagctcttgct ATGGTATCTCTGTCGTAG